A DNA window from Impatiens glandulifera chromosome 7, dImpGla2.1, whole genome shotgun sequence contains the following coding sequences:
- the LOC124910725 gene encoding uncharacterized protein LOC124910725, whose product MMQNSVNQPHESDQGNSNISSMGDSAAITIEFLRARLLTERSVSKAAKQRSDELAKRVLELEEQLKLVSLQRKKAEKAANNVLSILESRGVSEFLEEFDSGSELDETLSKSKTNNNLSKEEESSVCSKTLHDDSDGSENVASPLSGRSLSWKSGRASSSSREKSIDSSTRKQGTSNYRTFVPSSSRRRAGKSCRQIQRKEIRSAVDDSQINGNMPCLEGDRAANSLEVFPLNGEIESDNYREELENQDLQVSPGILQGQKNAHEGSYQNGHESSKGMEKALKYQAQFIGQYENEEKAQREWEEKFRENENNITNSGETGFHSDVSEEKDETKENNTSKIQEANSQVENSCLASELTPGQSNCLHPVLTVNIEMKESGKSQNVVIPDKSLVSEFSGRQDNQNNKYLNSSSDTSKPAFPSGLPEPHAIVPHATTSELGSVLGALNQAKLSLQHKFNALSPSNQMNLRRRPFETRSQIPTVGGLFRVPSELEYGMRTNAISLDSRPRLTNYHHDTAGYDPFVYRKLNLNASTGGYSYPMAAENRSNVETTEFTRPLARISPNNEMQYQLFHSNNNNNTMAGGERFSQSSSSTTENNDYRYPAFPLNTSYIGGVSSMYYPPNSH is encoded by the exons TAATATTAGCAGTATGGGAGATTCTGCTGCGATAACAATAGAGTTCCTTCGTGCAAGATTGCTGACTGAAAGATCTGTCTCCAAAGCAGCAAAGCAGAGATCTGATGAGCTGGCCAAAAGG GTACTGGAGTTGGAGGAACAACTAAAACTTGTTTCCTTGCAAAGAAAGAAGGCGGAAAAGGCTGCCAATAATGTCCTTTCTATTCTGGAAAGCCGTGGAGTTTCCGAGTTTTTAGAAGAATTTGATTCAGGATCTGAGCTAGATGAAACCTTGTCTAAATcgaaaacaaataataatttgtctaAAGAAGAGGAAAGTTCTGTCTGTTCGAAGACATTGCATGATGATTCTGATGGTTCTGAAAATGTAGCTTCTCCTCTATCAGGTAGAAGCTTGTCTTGGAAAAGTGGCAGGgcttcttcatcttctcgtGAAAAGTCGATCGATTCATCTACTAGGAAACAGGGGACAAGTAATTACAGAACTTTTGTGCCTTCGTCATCTAGACGCCGAGCGGGTAAATCTTGCAGACAGATACAACGCAAAGAGATAAG ATCAGCAGTTGATGATTCGCAAATCAACGGGAATATGCCTTGTCTTGAAGGAGATAGAGCTGCTAATAGTTTAGAGGTCTTTCCTTTGAACGGTGAGATTGAATCTGATAACTATAGGGAAGAACTTGAAAACCAGGACTTGCAAGTTTCACCTGGGATCTTGCAAGGTCAAAAAAATGCACATGAAGGCAGCTATCAGAATGGACATGAAAGTAGCAAAGGCATGGAAAAAGCTCTAAAGTATCAAGCACAATTCATAGGGCagtatgaaaatgaagaaaaagctCAAAGAGAGTGGGAAGAGAAGTTTAGAGAGAACGAAAACAATATCACG AATTCTGGCGAAACTGGATTTCATTCTGATGTTTCTGAGGAAAAGGACGAGACAAAGGAAAACAACACGTCTAAAATTCAAGAAGCGAATTCACAAGTTGAAAACAGTTGCTTGGCGAGTGAACTAACCCCAGGACAGTCGAACTGTTTGCACCCGGTTCTGACTGTGAATATAGAAATGAAAGAATCTGGAAAGAGCCAAAATGTTGTTATTCCCGATAAATCTCTAGTTTCAGAGTTCAGCGGAAGGCAAGACAACCAAAACAACAAATATCTGAACAGTTCATCCGATACATCTAAACCTGCATTTCCCTCCGGTTTGCCTGAACCTCATGCGATTGTGCCACACGCAACCACTAGCGAATTGGGATCCGTTCTAGGGGCGCTTAATCAAGCAAAATTATCACTTCAACACAAATTCAACGCGCTCTCTCCTTCCAATCAGATGAATTTAAGAAGGAGACCTTTCGAAACCAGATCACAGATTCCCACAGTGGGAGGGCTTTTCAGAGTTCCGTCTGAGCTTGAATATGGAATGAGAACTAACGCCATCAGTTTAGATTCTCGACCTAGATTGACTAACTACCATCACGATACTGCTGGTTACGATCCATTTGTATATCGAAAGCTCAATTTAAATGCTTCTACAGGCGGTTATAGTTATCCCATGGCTGCTGAAAATAGATCAAATGTTGAAACTACTGAATTTACTAGGCCATTAGCCAGAATTTCTCCCAACAACGAGATGCAATACCAGTTGTTTcactctaataataataataatacaatggCTGGTGGTGAACGATTCAGTCAGAGTTCTTCTTCTACCACAGAAAACAACGATTATCGATATCCTGCATTTCCATTGAATACTTCTTACATTGGTGGAGTTTCAAGTATGTATTATCCACCAAACAGCCACTAG